The nucleotide window AAGGGTGGATGGTGACTGCCAAAGGTGGATGGTGACTGCTAATGGTGGATGGTGACTGCCAAGGGTGGATGGTGTCTGTCAAGGGAGGATGGTGGCTGCCAAGAATGGATGGTGGCTGCTAAGGGTGGATGGTGGCTGCCAAGGGTGGATGGTGACTGCCAAGGCTGGATTGTGCCTGCTAAAGGTGGATGGTGACTGTCAAGGCTGACATGTAAATAAGTGTATTTTCCATCTGCAGACGGGTTTATTTGTCATTGCATTGTTGAACAGCAGTGATGAGGAGATCAGCTATTGAAATGAACCGAAATGGACTTATTTGTAAGATTTTGAATATCTTAGGGTGTTCTTGCTTGTGTTTCTAATGCAAAGGATTTGGTACACTGTAACGACTCTCAGTTCCCAGGCTCTTTGCAAACTGCACCACTTGACACTACCAACTCAAAAAACTTAACAACTCAgagctccaaaataacgtaacgCTTTAATGTCTAAGAATTTTCAGTTAAAAATGTACTATTGGTAACAAAATAACACAGACTTTACAAATGTTTCAAGGAAGATGACTATACTGCTTTACACACTTCGTACTCCGGCAGTAAACTCTACTGGTTAAGCTCTACCATTTTCAATCATTagaacattttttctttctttttcctaaGCCATCATGAATTGGATAGGCGTACATTGTGACTTTGTTTGAATCATAGAATGAAACGAATCTCTCTGTAGTAGCCACGCTTTGCGTTCAGTCGAAATGTAGCTGTATCAAACAGGACAACCATTTTGAAAaccctttaaaacaaaactgtttttttttaatctactgttCAAAAATATAAGCATTGTTTTCTAGATAGTTGGAATCTTTTGGTAGACTCATTCAAAATGTGGAAGATATTTATGCCTGATTCTGTAAACATATATTTCGATGCCCACCCTGCTTACAATAAAAGAGTAAATAGAATAGGTCAATCTAACCAAAGTTGCTACATCTAGAATTCAAAAGCTGTAAAGAGCATAGTGAGTGGTAGTATATTTGGACGCTGCAAAAATGTAGGGTTTGCCATTGTAATAAAAAGTGCCAAAAAAATGAAAGCcggtgtgtgtttgtgtgtgtgtgtgtggaggtgTGTAATATAGAGTATATTCAATATTTCCATGTTGAATAGAGAAGCCGAGGGAAACTCTAAGAATGTACattagaaaaacttttttttgttcagtagGATGGATACAAGTGATACTGGAATTCATGGGCCAaacgtgtgtgcgtgtgttctAATCGTTATAAAGTGGTTTATTCCAATTCAAAGTCAAATATCTATGTCAGAGAGAGAGGGTCATACTGTCTTTGGGCGATCACAAAACTCAAACCAAGCTGTGATTTGAACTCAAACCCCTTTGTTAGGAAGCCAATCGATTTTGTGACTGAGCCACACATATTAGACTTAATATAAATGTCCCCTCAGTCCGTCTGAAACTAGTCGCAACTTTTTACTTTCAGGTGTGCTATTTCAATCTGAACGAGTTGCCCTGTGGGCGTAAGGAAGAAGGCAGTAACGTGTGCTACTGCCTGAGAAATCTCACTGGGGTCTTAAAAGTCTTCCTTGAAAGCGCGTCGAAAAGAAAAATGGTGAATCAATATTATTGTCTCTTCTGGGGCTCCCCGGAGATAGAGCAAAGCAATGGAATTAAGATATCAGCAAATATCATAGGTATGATTAGAACTACAAAGCCAAGAACCAACGCTAAGCTGTTGATCAACTATCAACGTTGGTCTGGAGGAAGGGGAAGGATATAGGTGTATCACgtgattgtttattttgtttggtgaagAGAAGATAAATGTTGACAGGGAAGATGTGGTCCGTCAAAAACCTTAAGGCAGGCTCCCCAACGGCAGACCACGAATACAGTGGCTTGATGGTGTAGGGGTAAATCTGCagtccgggcatggagacgtcatgcccaggatagatcagattAGAAATATGTGCTAGAGCAAGTCAGATCGTTGTTCGTATGGTCTAAATATCTGCCCATAAACATAGGAATAAATTGAACAAGTATGAAGACTTTCAAATCTTagctttgtgtgtgtttaaattactgtgacgatacgaaacttgcatgcaaaagCTCATTcgagtttttcccagcaaaccgtgagaaactttaatttttaacttaaaacaattattttcttgtccacccacagctaatttcttgtaggatttatcccccctcgcacgGTTTCTCAAGGGACGAATctcgacgtaaaacattaactagcttctctagggctaacttttaattattgaccgctggacaggtgaccAACACACAATAAGTCGCTccgcggcctaataacttttcacacctatcccccccccccccccccgcaggatacacatcgctctaagaatagcattgcactcaggctggacagatacatattcgcttaagactttactctcacggtaggcaacgaatattgaccataaatctgacctgacgcctgacatctccggtacatcgatacatgtgagaaaatcagctagctttcttccccacccgtgaaacgaaaagtcccatctatatatagagagagacccaaacattctaagttaggcccgctaggattcatacagtctcctctgttaggaagttcagttgtgaggtttcattagggacaaacaggtaagtgtaaacattttactatgcttattttatattataggaatgtgtgagtacacattagtacacaaccacgttccccatcattacattatgacttgATTATGTATGTAGcttgtactattttatgtcAATGCTATATCTTCACATAGTATTATtaatgccgctatggttgtctacatTTAAAACTATAGtcattatatttaatttgttatgtttcatccattcctgtattttagtgattgatgtaaacaatacCCTTTAagtgaatctaagtactgtctaagaacttagatcgcagtgctctaaacttacagagcccatgtgaaattagttatttcacatttctgttgtatatccctcatacatgttattatgtctcccacccttgtgaacttatagttccttggatgaatgtaattttgattaacTATATCAAACCCTTATTACTGTAGCCCTATCCCTAATATTatattttcatcttatcctttagtatataatatgctcattccccattttactgtaactgattacttatcgtcgtaatcaaatttaatggatgaatcttgactagtatcatcctacattgtatGATAACACGTGTATTGCGGTTATCTTACttgaattttgtttgttattgagttatatgcatgctttaagattttatacttaattgtcttaaatgcctattgggattgataccaatgcctacatctgattgattgcaaggcatatgggaatccctgctcaatgcctttaggaggttcctaattgtctgtcttatccccagcctggttgctacccctgattgctacccctggttgctaCACCCGACTGCTataactaccagatctccatagaaagctgtaaccggagcagaccacaccagataccccccccccccaattacatacctgttagcaagaaggcattgcctagtGTCCCTGGCcttaacatattgcccagtgtccacagtgccctatactgcccagtatcatctgcccagtgcccggcccaaactgtccactgcccaatagctatTGCCTAATGCTTCGCaacagaagataaactggtgttgagttagcacggctctctgcgagatagagatcacagctgagagatcgtccaACTTAGTCTACAGCACCAACCCTCTctactgctaaacaggcagtggcgtcaccctagagccagcttgcctaccGCATAGAGAATaccccgagccgacgtcctaagacagagccggatgactcatccttctgagtgccagtcctacgaccgccagaagacgacccaagggctagcagctaagaaaaataagtagcagacataggaacattcttctcctccaatcactcaataattagcaatccatgatgagcagttattttagatattagcaccttcatttcatttcctaattataattttatttgatcatttatcttgtgtaatttttcatttattaaattatatttatttataaacgtataatattggtctgttcttactgttagttgcggtgtgcctgtacaaaatcttatatgtgagcgggataaaattaatcaaatttcccctagacttaaacaaacaagccatatattaactaattaacatctcgtcacaatAACTATAAGACAAATAACAAAATCCTTCAGATGGTGAATGCTTATCTCAACCTCTGTTTCTCTTCGTGTCTTCCACagcaagatttttttaattgtatgaaaTAATAACAACATCAAGATTTTAATACAGACTTGATATTTAagcttatttatatatatatattttacctTGAAgtatgacttttgacagtgagtcatgtcttacaatatgactgaaccagctcagctttcttCTCTTCACAGTACTAAGGAATTTCTCCTTTTtaccagccagagtgttgacttgtaaacgTACAAAGCGAATTTTGTGTGTTTCCTGGTAGACTTCATTTTTCTAGTGCGTTTACGCTGAAAGACTTCAATTCCCATTGGTCCTTGAGATTAATCTAAAGATATTTTcctatttaaaaatatgttttaatattaCGTCTTTCCTCGTCTTCATAGAAAGTCTTTctcaaaaaggggggggggcaatctgACTCAAAGAGGAGCTCATTGTGTTTCTCATAACTTTAAAATCAGgctttcaaaaaattaaactcCAAGTTAGTAAAGATATCATCcagtttttttatataaaataagtaaatcGTAATAATTCTACATCAATGAcccaatttttctttttcttttcttttactttttaaagcattaaattattaatttaaactcctttaaattttttttatcagtccGTTTggattaaaactattttaacttTCAGTAGTAGTCGCACGTAGGACTGCACATATTGAAGATgttattcaatatttaaaagttCCATATCTAATTAGGCTCTCTAGTCCACTTCTTGACTTGTATGCTATGTCCAAGTGTTCTATCAACAGCCAGAGATAGTGAGGAGTATAAAGAGTGTCAAAAGAGTGAAAGAAACATAGACACATCCAGAAATGGAGGTCAGTCTTTTTTTACTTATGATAGCCATTAGTACAAAGTCAATTTCAGAGGCAAAGATGGACTGTTTTTATATAGTAGACCAGTCGGTTCAGAAACCTAAGGCTTCAAAACTCAGTCAACTCGacttttgtaaattgtatttataataGCATTGCTTTTATTAGCACATTGTAGAGAGATGTGGTAGAAAGACATGATAGAGAGACGTTATAGAGAGACGTTATAGAGAGACGTGATATAAAAACGTGGTAGAGAGACGTGATATAAAGACGTGGTAGAGAGACGTGATATAAAGACGTGGTAGAGAGACGTGATATAAAGACGTGGTAGAGAGACGTGATATAAAGACGTGGTAGAGAGACGTTATAGAGAGACGTGATATAAAGACGTGGTAGAGAGACGTGATAGAGAGACGTGTTCGAGAGAGGTAATAGAGAGAGGTAATAGATAGACGTTATAGAGAGACGTGATAGAGAGACGTGATAGAGAGACGTGATATAAAGACGTGGTAGAGAGACGTGATAGAGAGACGTGATAGAGAGACGTGATAGAGAGACGTGATATAAAGACGTGGTAGAGAGACGTGATAGAGAGACGTGTTCGAGAGAGGTAATAGAGAGAGGTAATAGATAGACGTTATAGAGAGACGTGATAGATAGACGTTATAGAGAGACGTGATATAAAGACGTGGTAGAGAGACGTGATAGAGAGACTTGATAGAGAGACGTGATATAAAGACGTGGTAGAGAGACGTGATAGAGAGACGTGTTCGAGAGAGGTAATAGAGAGAGGTAATAGATAGACGTTATAGAGAGACGTGATAGAGAGACGTGATAGAGAGACGTGATATAAAGACGTGGTAGAAAGATGTGATAGAGAGACGTGAAATAAAGACGTGGTTGAGAGACGTGATATAAAGACGTGATAGAGAGACGTGATAGAGAGACGTGATATAAAGACGTGGTAGAGAGACGTGATATAAAGACGTGATAGAAAGACGTGGTAGAGAGACGTGGTAGAGAGACGTGATATAAAGACGTGATAGAGAAACGTGATATAAAGACGTTGTTGGGGAGAGACGTGATATAAAGACGTGATAGAAAGACGTGATATAAAGACGTGGTAGTGAGACGTGATATAAAAACGTGATAGAGAGACGTGATATAAAGACGTGGTAGAGAGACATGATATAAAGACGTGATAGAGAGACGTGATATAAAGACGTGATAGAGAGACGTGATATAAATACGTGGTAGATACACGTGATATAAAGACGTTATAGAGAGACGTGATATAAAGACGTGATAGAGAGACGTGATATAAAGACGTGATAGAGAGACGTGATTTAAAAACGTGATAGAGAGGCGTGATATAAAGACGTGGTAGAGAGACGTGATATTAAGACGTGATAGAGAGATGTGATATAAAGACGTGGTAGAGAGACGTGGTCGAGAGACGTGATAAAGAGACGTTGTAGAGAGACGTGGTAGAGAGAGGTGATAAAGAGACGTTGTAGAGAGACGTGGTCGAGAGAGGTGATAGAGAGAGGTGATTGAGAGACGTGGTAGAGAGAGGTGATGGAGAGAGGTGATAGAGAGAGGTGATAGAAAGAAGTGATAGAGAGAGGTGATAGAGAGAGGTGATAGAGAGACATGGTAGAGAGAAGTGATAGAGAGAGGTGATAGAGAGAGGTGATAGAGAGAGGTGATAGAGAGACGTAATAGAGAGACGTGATTGAGATATACGTGATATAAAGACGTGGTCGAGAGACGTAGTAGACAGACGTGATAAAGAGACGTTGTAGAGAGACGTTATAGAAAGACGTGATAGAGAGAGGTGATAGAGAGAGGTGATAGAGAGAGGTGATAGAGAGATGTTGTAGAGAGAGGTAATAGAGAGAGGTGATAGAGAGACGTGATAGAGTCATGTGATAGAGAGAGGTGATAGAGAGACGTGGTAGAGAGACGTGGTAGAGAAACTCGATAGATAGAGGTGATAGAGAGAGGTGATAGAGAGACGTGATATAAAGACGTGCTAGAGAGACGTGGTAGAGAGACGTGATAGAGAGAGGTGATAGAGAGAGGTGATAGATAGACGTGATAGACAGACGTGGTAAAGAGACTTGGTagagagagttgatagagaGACGTGGTAGAGAGACGTGGTAGAGAGAGGTGATAGAGAGACGTGATATAAAGACGTGGTAGAGAGACGTGATAGAGAGAGGTGATAGAGAGACGTGATATAAAGACGTGGTAGAGAGACGTGATAGAGAGAGGTGATAGAGAGAGGTGATAGAGAGACGTGTTAGAGAGACGTGGTAGAGAGACCTGATAGAGAGAGGTGATAGAGAGAGgtgatagataggtagagagactTGGTAGTTGTGTATAAGTAGCCCAAGTGTAAAGTAGCCCTAGATGTGTTTGAGTAGCCCTAGTTGTGTATAAGTAGCCGTAGTTGTATATAAGTAGCCATAGTAGCCATAGTAGTATTAAGTAGCCCTATATGTGTATAATTGGCCTAATAGTGCATAAGCAGCCTTAGTTGTATATAAGTAGCCATAGTTGAAATAAGTAGCCCTAGTTTTGTGTAAGTAGCCCTAGTAGTGTATAAGTACCCATAGTTGTAATGAGAAGCCATAGCTTTATTAATTTAGCATCGAGGAGAACTAAGATAGTTGTTAACATTGTAATAGCTGTGTGTATTTTCTTTCCACCAGTGTCTGGACCAGTTTCTGTAATGAAACCAGGTAAATAAAAAGACATGGTGTAATTGTTAATGTAGGCCAGTGATTCAtaaacctaattttttttttttttacaaatcataTGTGTgcttacattaattttattttttccattAATTGGCGAATAAAATTTAAGTCTCAACCTTTTAAAATAAGATCCATTATCAGAAGTCTATTTTTATCTCATATTGATATTCTACTTTCTTTAATTTACAATCTATATGTATGACCTACATTAATATTTATATCCTATATTATAACAATAATCATATGTACAGCCCATTTACAGGCTACCTTCACATATATGtcctacatttattttattttctacattcaTATTTATGGTGTACATTCATATTTATACccttcatttatatttatggcTTAGATTCATATTTATTGCATACTTTCAATTTTATTGCCTACATTCACATTTATAACGTAACTTCATGTTCATGggtgtcggaatttagtgactgattttttgctttgattttgtttattttaggtgagattttaatactaaactatcacttgccctagcacagcaaaggaggttttgagtttaaaacccctaccacgggggttttgagttacaAAACCcctacagggggggggggttcgagtttaaaaccccctaccagggggggtttgagtttaactCCCCCCTCAGGGGTTTTCGAAGTTAAATTCCCCTGttctataacacaaaacaaaaaaaatgcaaacgacaatcccccaaaCTTCATAAGCACAGTTAAGTTAACcgcctccaaaatttacgataaacccctcttcaatataaaaaaagctctggagaccattaataccttcaaacccagtgctatttttgcatacactgattggtcggcatcaatagattctggaagagcatgCTATGGaccctacatcgactttcttggctctcacacagtcaaaatctttggaccatgtggtagtgtttgcagttttaatgcggagaccatggcagtctgtgaagccttaaaagtcattgactctcaattcggcgagggacatttgagggcaacacagattgttgtggtagctgactcaaaatctgtactacaggctttgcaaagccccggaccatgccccccccctatcaacactgtcatcatggcttcacataacattaaacaacgctatggcacccctgtaattatGCAGTGGGTCCGAGTCaaataggtgtgactggcaaaccaattgcagactctttggcccaccagggagggcaaattccacccactgaagctttcatcaagccctggctataatacaaaaatcagaaatggaaaagtggtttgagtgctgggacaagtcccaaaaagcccgtggagtctgggagcgcatgaggcgccctgaccgcacttccccgtggtggaggctgtccaggcctgagcaagctattatagcacagtgcaggacaggccactgtcctgttggctcatatttctcgcggctatggccaaaatTTGATTCATGGTGCCCCTGCTGCGGGGAAGAATAGGAAAcagtgcctcatattctgtttgactgccccagacttgctgatctccgtcagggaaacccaaaattctcgacctgtatggcgacatttatgcactacgcaagacagtagggtttgagcctctcaagccctcacgctaatggagtttgatggtgatgatgatgatataaaaaaaaaattacagcgtaacaaagggattttgagttaacccccagCCCCTCTttagtagggtttgaagctaaaaatttcTCTTCAATATCCGGTAtaaaaattacgcactcaaaattttatgagcgtagctaaatgggttttgactcagttttgagtttaaacttccCTACAgaggggtttgaaggtaaaaaaaatacctcttcaatataacaaaaagaaaattacaaactcagaaatctatgagcttagccaaCGGGATttcaagctaaaaaaatacatcatcaatgtaagaaaaaagcaaactacgcactcaaaatgctatgagcgtttaaaccccccttcatactggtttgatgctaaaaaattcctcttcaatataaaaaaaagcaaatta belongs to Biomphalaria glabrata chromosome 12, xgBioGlab47.1, whole genome shotgun sequence and includes:
- the LOC129922170 gene encoding uncharacterized protein LOC129922170 isoform X1, producing MVCAFIMLEYLLLCLTTHYSQAKIGLATYLRTYRWRQYSTTCSDALVEDVDPIILSGQVDTNRRPNWYLGSHVGFCVRNVTSCKMVCYFNLNELPCGRKEEGSNVCYCLRNLTGVLKVFLESASKRKMVNQYYCLFWGSPEIEQSNGIKISANIIGSLVHFLTCMLCPSVLSTARDSEEYKECQKSERNIDTSRNGVSGPVSVMKPGHILAPLIAFWLLKHTAETAWK
- the LOC129922170 gene encoding uncharacterized protein LOC129922170 isoform X2, with the translated sequence MVCAFIMLEYLLLCLTTHYSQAKIGLATYLRTYRWRQYSTTCSDALVEDVDPIILSGQVDTNRRPNWYLGSHVGFCVRNVTSCKMVCYFNLNELPCGRKEEGSNVCYCLRNLTGVLKVFLESASKRKMVNQYYCLFWGSPEIEQSNGIKISANIIGSLVHFLTCMLCPSVLSTARDSEEYKECQKSERNIDTSRNGVSGPVSVMKPGAQVKD